A window from Bubalus kerabau isolate K-KA32 ecotype Philippines breed swamp buffalo chromosome 5, PCC_UOA_SB_1v2, whole genome shotgun sequence encodes these proteins:
- the RIC8A gene encoding synembryn-A isoform X1, with protein MEPRAVADALETGEEDVVMEALRAYNRENSQSFTFDDAQQEDRKRLAKLLVSVLEQGLPPSRRVIWLQSIRILSRDRSCLDSFTSRRSLQALACYAGISASQGSVPEPLNMDVVLESLKCLCNLVLSSPVAQALAAEAGLVVRLAERVGLCRQSSFPHDVQFFDLRLLFLLTALRTDVRQQLFQELQGVRLLTRALELTLGMTEGERHPELLPPQETERAMEILKVLFNITFDSIKREVDEEDAALYRHLGTLLRHCVMLAAAGDRTEELHGHAVNLLGNLPVKCLDVLLTLEPHEGSLEFLGVNMDVIRVLLSFMEKRLHQTHRLKESVAPVLSVLTECARMHRPARKFLKAQVLPPLRDVRTRPEVGELLRNKLVRLMTHLDTDVKRVAAEFLFVLCSESVPRFIKYTGYGNAAGLLAARGLMAGGRPEGQYSEDEDTDTDEYKEAKASINPVTGRVEEKPPNPMEGMTEEQKEHEAMKLVNMFDKLSRHRVIQPMGMSPRGQLTSLQDAMCETMEGQLSSDPDSDPD; from the exons ATGGAGCCCCGGGCAGTCGCAGATGCCTTGGAGACGGGGGAGGAGGACGTAGTTATGGAAGCTTTGCGCGCGTACAACCGGGAG AACTCCCAGAGTTTCACGTTTGATGATGCGCAACAGGAGGATAGGAAG AGACTGGCGAAGCTGCTTGTCTCGGTCCTGGAGCAGGGCCTGCCACCCTCCCGCCGCGTCATCTGGCTGCAGAGCATCCGCATCTTGTCCAGGGACCGCAGCTGCCTGGACTCCTTCACCAGTCGCCGGAGCCTGCAGGCTCTTGCCTGCTATGCTGGCATCTCCGCCTCCCAGGGGTCGGTCCCTGAGCCGCTGAACATGGATGTTGTACTTGAGTCCCTTAAGTGCCTGTGCAACCTCGTGCTAAGCAGCCCCGTGGCACAGGCGCTGGCGGCAGAGGCGGGGCTCGTGGTGAGGCTTGCAGAGCGTGTAGGACTGTGCCGCCAGAGCAGCTTCCCACACGACGTCCAGTTCTTTGACTTGCGTCTTCTCTTTTTGCTAACTGCACTCCGCACCGACGTGCGCCAGCAGCTGTTTCAGGAGCTGCAGGGAGTGCGCCTGCTGACCAGGGCGCTGGAGCTGACTTTGGGAATGACTGAGGGCGAGAGGCACCCTGAGCTCCTGCCTCCCCAGGAGACTGAGCGAGCCATGGAGATCCTCAAAGTGCTCTTCAACATCACCTTCGACTCCATCAAGAGGGAGGTGGATGAG GAAGACGCTGCCCTGTACCGGCATCTGGGCACCCTTCTGCGGCACTGTgtgatgcttgctgctgctggaGACCGCACAGAGGAGCTCCACGG CCACGCAGTGAACCTCCTGGGGAACTTGCCTGTCAAGTGTCTGGATGTTCTTCTCACGCTGGAGCCACACGAAGGTTCCTTGGAGTTCCTAGGAGTGAACATGGATGTGATTCGTGTCCTCCTCAGCTTCATGGAGAAACGTCTCCATCAG ACACACAGGCTGAAGGAGAGTGTGGCCCCCGTGCTGAGCGTGCTGACGGAGTGTGCCCGCATGCACCGCCCCGCCAGGAAGTTCCTGAAGGCCCAG GTGCTGCCCCCGCTGCGGGACGTGAGGACCCGGCCTGAGGTGGGGGAGCTGTTGCGGAACAAACTAGTTCGCCTCATGACACACCTGGACACTGACGTGAAGAGGGTGGCAGCCGAGTTCCTGTTTGTCCTGTGCTCTGAGAGCG TGCCCCGGTTCATCAAGTACACGGGCTATGGAAATGCCGCCGGCCTCCTGGCTGCTAGGGGCCTCATGGCAGGGGGCCGGCCTGAGGGCCAGTACTCGGAGGACGAGGACACAGACACGGACGAGTACAAGGAAGCCAAGGCCAG CATAAACCCAGTGACAGGAAGGGTAGAGGAAAAGCCTCCCAACCCCATGGAGGGCATGACAGAGGAGCAGAAGGAACACGAGGCCATGAAGCTGGTGAACATGTTTGACAAGCTTTCCAG GCACAGGGTCATCCAGCCCATGGGGATGAGTCCCCGGGGTCAGCTCACATCCCTGCAGGACGCCATGTGCGAGACCATGGAGGGGCAGCTGTCCTCGGACCCTGACTCGGACCCTGACTGA
- the RIC8A gene encoding synembryn-A isoform X2, producing MEPRAVADALETGEEDVVMEALRAYNRENSQSFTFDDAQQEDRKRLAKLLVSVLEQGLPPSRRVIWLQSIRILSRDRSCLDSFTSRRSLQALACYAGISASQGSVPEPLNMDVVLESLKCLCNLVLSSPVAQALAAEAGLVLFQELQGVRLLTRALELTLGMTEGERHPELLPPQETERAMEILKVLFNITFDSIKREVDEEDAALYRHLGTLLRHCVMLAAAGDRTEELHGHAVNLLGNLPVKCLDVLLTLEPHEGSLEFLGVNMDVIRVLLSFMEKRLHQTHRLKESVAPVLSVLTECARMHRPARKFLKAQVLPPLRDVRTRPEVGELLRNKLVRLMTHLDTDVKRVAAEFLFVLCSESVPRFIKYTGYGNAAGLLAARGLMAGGRPEGQYSEDEDTDTDEYKEAKASINPVTGRVEEKPPNPMEGMTEEQKEHEAMKLVNMFDKLSRHRVIQPMGMSPRGQLTSLQDAMCETMEGQLSSDPDSDPD from the exons ATGGAGCCCCGGGCAGTCGCAGATGCCTTGGAGACGGGGGAGGAGGACGTAGTTATGGAAGCTTTGCGCGCGTACAACCGGGAG AACTCCCAGAGTTTCACGTTTGATGATGCGCAACAGGAGGATAGGAAG AGACTGGCGAAGCTGCTTGTCTCGGTCCTGGAGCAGGGCCTGCCACCCTCCCGCCGCGTCATCTGGCTGCAGAGCATCCGCATCTTGTCCAGGGACCGCAGCTGCCTGGACTCCTTCACCAGTCGCCGGAGCCTGCAGGCTCTTGCCTGCTATGCTGGCATCTCCGCCTCCCAGGGGTCGGTCCCTGAGCCGCTGAACATGGATGTTGTACTTGAGTCCCTTAAGTGCCTGTGCAACCTCGTGCTAAGCAGCCCCGTGGCACAGGCGCTGGCGGCAGAGGCGGGGCTCGTG CTGTTTCAGGAGCTGCAGGGAGTGCGCCTGCTGACCAGGGCGCTGGAGCTGACTTTGGGAATGACTGAGGGCGAGAGGCACCCTGAGCTCCTGCCTCCCCAGGAGACTGAGCGAGCCATGGAGATCCTCAAAGTGCTCTTCAACATCACCTTCGACTCCATCAAGAGGGAGGTGGATGAG GAAGACGCTGCCCTGTACCGGCATCTGGGCACCCTTCTGCGGCACTGTgtgatgcttgctgctgctggaGACCGCACAGAGGAGCTCCACGG CCACGCAGTGAACCTCCTGGGGAACTTGCCTGTCAAGTGTCTGGATGTTCTTCTCACGCTGGAGCCACACGAAGGTTCCTTGGAGTTCCTAGGAGTGAACATGGATGTGATTCGTGTCCTCCTCAGCTTCATGGAGAAACGTCTCCATCAG ACACACAGGCTGAAGGAGAGTGTGGCCCCCGTGCTGAGCGTGCTGACGGAGTGTGCCCGCATGCACCGCCCCGCCAGGAAGTTCCTGAAGGCCCAG GTGCTGCCCCCGCTGCGGGACGTGAGGACCCGGCCTGAGGTGGGGGAGCTGTTGCGGAACAAACTAGTTCGCCTCATGACACACCTGGACACTGACGTGAAGAGGGTGGCAGCCGAGTTCCTGTTTGTCCTGTGCTCTGAGAGCG TGCCCCGGTTCATCAAGTACACGGGCTATGGAAATGCCGCCGGCCTCCTGGCTGCTAGGGGCCTCATGGCAGGGGGCCGGCCTGAGGGCCAGTACTCGGAGGACGAGGACACAGACACGGACGAGTACAAGGAAGCCAAGGCCAG CATAAACCCAGTGACAGGAAGGGTAGAGGAAAAGCCTCCCAACCCCATGGAGGGCATGACAGAGGAGCAGAAGGAACACGAGGCCATGAAGCTGGTGAACATGTTTGACAAGCTTTCCAG GCACAGGGTCATCCAGCCCATGGGGATGAGTCCCCGGGGTCAGCTCACATCCCTGCAGGACGCCATGTGCGAGACCATGGAGGGGCAGCTGTCCTCGGACCCTGACTCGGACCCTGACTGA